From one Streptomyces spiramyceticus genomic stretch:
- a CDS encoding glycosyltransferase family 4 protein, whose amino-acid sequence MSSTPVPPYGQSPLSVVQVLGGGSAGSSTHVRSLAAGLVARGLRVTVCAPAGLEPGYDFGGAGAQFVSVPRRSDPAAVGALRSACAGADLVHAHGLHAAVRSTLALRGWGIPLVVTWHTRAHADGPRGHVVRLLERRAAKAAAVVLGTSSDLVDRARRRGARDARLAPVSVPAPLPAARVKEGKARAELGAVERPLIIAVGSLVRGRGYGTLLDATRAWRDLDPVPLLIVAGEGRERAALQRRIEDESLPVKLIGRRDDIADLFAVADVAVLASKWEGRSVVAQEALRAGVPLVATAVGGVPELVGDAAELVPYGDTDALAGAVVRLLTDPARRQLLADAGRAQAAHWPTEDDTVAQVLSVYDELTG is encoded by the coding sequence GTGAGCAGCACCCCGGTCCCGCCGTACGGTCAGTCGCCGCTGAGCGTGGTCCAAGTGCTGGGCGGCGGCAGCGCGGGCAGCAGTACGCACGTCAGGTCCCTGGCCGCCGGGCTCGTCGCGCGGGGGCTGCGGGTGACCGTGTGCGCCCCTGCGGGGCTGGAGCCGGGTTACGACTTCGGCGGTGCCGGCGCGCAGTTCGTGTCCGTACCCAGGAGGAGCGATCCCGCCGCAGTAGGCGCGCTGCGGTCCGCCTGTGCCGGGGCCGACCTGGTGCACGCGCACGGGCTCCACGCCGCCGTACGGAGCACGTTGGCACTGCGAGGGTGGGGGATTCCGCTGGTGGTCACCTGGCACACCCGGGCGCATGCCGACGGCCCGCGCGGTCATGTCGTACGACTGTTGGAACGAAGGGCGGCCAAGGCGGCCGCGGTTGTGCTCGGTACGTCGTCCGATCTGGTCGACCGGGCCCGTCGGCGGGGTGCGCGTGACGCGCGGCTCGCGCCGGTCAGTGTGCCCGCGCCGCTGCCGGCCGCGCGCGTCAAGGAAGGCAAGGCGCGGGCCGAACTGGGTGCGGTGGAACGGCCGTTGATCATTGCGGTCGGCAGCCTGGTCCGGGGCAGGGGGTACGGAACGCTGCTGGACGCCACCCGTGCGTGGCGCGACCTCGACCCCGTGCCGCTGCTGATCGTTGCGGGTGAGGGGCGCGAGCGGGCGGCCCTTCAGCGTCGTATCGAGGACGAGTCGCTGCCCGTCAAGCTCATCGGCCGTCGTGACGACATCGCCGATCTGTTTGCGGTCGCCGACGTCGCGGTGCTCGCCAGCAAGTGGGAGGGGCGGTCCGTCGTCGCGCAGGAGGCTCTGCGCGCGGGGGTTCCGCTGGTCGCCACCGCGGTCGGCGGGGTGCCAGAGCTGGTGGGCGACGCGGCCGAACTCGTGCCGTACGGGGACACCGACGCGCTCGCGGGAGCCGTCGTCCGGCTGCTGACCGACCCGGCGCGACGGCAGTTGCTGGCTGACGCGGGCAGGGCGCAGGCCGCCCATTGGCCCACGGAGGACGACACCGTCGCGCAGGTGCTGAGTGTGTACGACGAGTTGACCGGTTAG
- the recN gene encoding DNA repair protein RecN produces the protein MRIRSLGVIDDAVVELSPGFTAVTGETGAGKTMVVTSLGLLLGGRADPALVRIGAKAAVVEGRITLPADAPAAVRAAEAGAELDDGALLVSRTVSAEGRSRAHVGGRSVPVGLLAELADDLVAVHGQTDQQGLLRPARQRQALDRYAGDAVAVPHAKYAAAYRRLRTVAVELDELTTRARERAQEADLLRFGLEEIAGVEPLAGEDVELAAEAERLGHAEALASAASVAHAALAGNPEDPESVDATTLVAGAHRALDAVRAHDPALAVLAERIGEIGILLGDVAGELAGYADNLDADPLRLSAVEERRAALNQLTRKYGEDISAVLAWAQESAARLTELEGDDDRIGELTAERDALRGELAGLAQALTDARTDAAQRFADAVTAELASLAMPHARVSIDIRQVEDRENGIEVGGRLVAYGSSGADEVELLLAPHPGAQPRPIAKGASGGELSRVMLAVEVVFAGSDPVPTYLFDEVDAGVGGKAAVEVGRRLAKLAKSAQVVVVTHLPQVAAFADRQLLVEKTNDGSVTRSGVTVLEGEARVRELSRMLAGQEDSETARAHAEELLAAARADA, from the coding sequence ATGCGGATACGGTCGCTGGGCGTCATTGACGATGCTGTCGTCGAGCTGTCACCCGGGTTCACCGCGGTGACCGGCGAGACGGGCGCGGGCAAGACCATGGTCGTCACCAGCCTCGGGCTGCTGCTCGGCGGACGCGCCGACCCTGCCCTGGTGCGGATCGGGGCCAAAGCGGCGGTCGTCGAGGGGCGGATCACCCTGCCCGCCGACGCGCCCGCCGCCGTACGGGCCGCGGAAGCCGGCGCCGAACTCGACGACGGGGCGTTGCTGGTCAGCCGGACCGTCTCGGCCGAGGGGCGTTCGCGTGCCCATGTCGGCGGGCGTTCGGTTCCGGTGGGGCTGCTTGCCGAGCTGGCCGACGACCTCGTCGCCGTACACGGCCAGACCGACCAGCAAGGTCTGCTGCGCCCGGCCCGCCAGCGGCAGGCTCTCGACCGGTACGCGGGCGACGCCGTCGCCGTACCCCATGCGAAGTACGCGGCCGCGTACCGGCGGCTCAGGACTGTCGCGGTCGAGCTGGACGAGCTGACCACGCGGGCGCGTGAGCGGGCGCAGGAGGCGGATCTGCTGCGCTTCGGGCTCGAAGAGATCGCGGGCGTCGAACCGCTGGCCGGCGAGGACGTCGAACTCGCCGCCGAGGCGGAGCGCCTCGGGCACGCCGAGGCACTGGCATCCGCCGCGTCCGTGGCTCATGCCGCGCTCGCCGGGAACCCCGAGGACCCCGAGAGCGTCGACGCCACCACACTGGTCGCCGGGGCGCACAGGGCGCTGGACGCCGTACGCGCCCATGACCCCGCGCTTGCCGTGCTTGCTGAGCGAATCGGTGAGATCGGGATCCTGTTGGGCGACGTGGCGGGGGAGCTCGCCGGGTACGCCGACAATCTCGACGCCGATCCGCTGCGGCTGTCCGCGGTGGAGGAACGGCGCGCGGCCCTCAACCAGCTCACCCGGAAGTACGGCGAGGACATCAGCGCCGTACTTGCGTGGGCGCAGGAGAGTGCGGCGCGGCTCACCGAGCTGGAGGGCGACGACGACCGGATCGGTGAGCTGACGGCCGAGCGGGACGCATTGCGGGGCGAACTCGCGGGGCTCGCCCAGGCCTTGACCGATGCCCGTACGGATGCGGCTCAGCGGTTCGCCGACGCCGTCACCGCTGAACTGGCCTCCCTTGCCATGCCGCATGCGCGCGTCTCGATCGATATCCGGCAGGTCGAGGACCGGGAGAACGGGATCGAGGTGGGCGGGCGGCTTGTGGCATACGGGTCGTCCGGTGCGGACGAGGTCGAGCTGCTGCTCGCTCCCCACCCCGGTGCACAGCCTCGGCCGATTGCCAAGGGCGCCTCGGGCGGTGAGCTCTCGCGGGTGATGCTCGCCGTGGAGGTCGTCTTCGCCGGGTCCGATCCGGTGCCTACGTATCTCTTCGACGAGGTCGACGCGGGCGTCGGCGGCAAGGCGGCGGTCGAGGTCGGGCGGCGGCTGGCGAAGCTTGCCAAGTCGGCGCAGGTGGTTGTGGTGACGCACTTGCCGCAGGTCGCGGCGTTTGCTGATCGGCAGCTGCTGGTGGAAAAGACCAACGACGGGTCGGTGACGAGGAGTGGCGTCACGGTGCTGGAAGGCGAGGCCCGGGTCCGGGAGCTGTCGCGGATGCTGGCGGGCCAGGAGGACTCGGAGACGGCGCGGGCGCACGCGGAAGAACTGCTGGCGGCTGCGCGCGCGGACGCGTAA
- a CDS encoding ABC transporter permease — protein MSSGLARSALRGHRPAFVGTAVAALFAATVVSASTTMLTVTSTDGVSVHVADMATVLLIGSIYMSIFVVVSTMGTAVVQQHRELALVRAIGARPRQVRRAVATQALAASVPAALAGFALGGALARPWFDGMRDHGLIPPEVTYQFSWIALPVSFAVAVVTSTAAALLASLRFSLLRPAKALEEASAGRRGLGVVRAPLGLISVGGGVALSIVLSGQPAAEASEGAFLVLILFCVGAGLLGPRIVGPAAWLVSAPAQRLGSSARLAMLNVRSQPRRFSAAVVPLVLVVGFGLTKIGMRTTAQHRTGSAGSAGEVWLDYAGTGLYAGFAAIAAANTLAMISFERRRDVALLRVIGALPRQIRAMAAWEAGIVALTALVLGGVISLATLAPILATAFGSPLPYIPWTVAAGVAGGTLLLTVLATGLPVQSAMRRRATATVSATA, from the coding sequence ATGAGTTCGGGATTGGCAAGATCAGCCCTGCGTGGCCACCGCCCCGCCTTCGTCGGCACCGCGGTTGCGGCGCTTTTCGCGGCGACCGTGGTGAGCGCGTCGACAACCATGCTGACGGTCACGAGCACGGACGGCGTGTCCGTGCATGTCGCCGACATGGCCACGGTCCTGCTGATCGGTTCGATCTACATGTCGATATTCGTGGTCGTGTCGACGATGGGCACGGCAGTGGTCCAGCAGCACCGCGAGCTCGCCCTGGTACGGGCGATCGGCGCCCGCCCCCGCCAAGTCCGACGGGCCGTGGCCACCCAGGCGCTGGCAGCCTCCGTACCGGCCGCGCTGGCCGGTTTCGCGCTCGGCGGGGCGCTGGCCCGGCCGTGGTTCGACGGGATGCGGGACCACGGCCTGATCCCGCCCGAGGTGACGTACCAGTTCAGCTGGATCGCGCTGCCGGTCAGCTTCGCCGTGGCCGTGGTGACCTCAACAGCCGCCGCCCTGCTGGCTTCCCTGCGCTTCTCGCTGCTGCGCCCGGCCAAGGCGCTCGAGGAGGCGTCGGCGGGCCGTCGCGGCCTCGGTGTGGTGCGGGCCCCGCTCGGTCTGATCTCCGTCGGGGGCGGTGTCGCCCTGTCCATAGTGCTGTCCGGGCAGCCTGCGGCGGAGGCGAGCGAGGGCGCGTTTCTCGTGCTGATTCTCTTCTGCGTGGGCGCCGGACTTCTCGGCCCGCGGATCGTGGGCCCCGCGGCCTGGCTCGTCTCCGCACCCGCCCAGCGGCTGGGCAGCAGCGCACGTCTGGCCATGCTCAACGTCCGCTCGCAGCCGCGCCGCTTCTCCGCCGCGGTCGTGCCGCTCGTCCTGGTCGTGGGCTTCGGCCTGACCAAGATCGGGATGCGTACGACGGCCCAGCACCGCACCGGCTCCGCGGGCAGCGCGGGCGAGGTCTGGCTGGACTACGCCGGCACGGGTCTGTACGCGGGCTTCGCGGCCATCGCCGCGGCGAACACCCTCGCCATGATCTCCTTCGAACGCCGCCGGGACGTCGCCCTGCTCCGCGTGATCGGCGCGCTCCCCCGGCAGATACGGGCGATGGCCGCCTGGGAGGCAGGCATCGTGGCGCTCACGGCGCTGGTGCTGGGCGGCGTCATCTCGCTGGCCACGCTCGCACCGATCCTCGCGACAGCCTTCGGCTCACCGTTGCCGTACATCCCGTGGACGGTGGCGGCAGGCGTCGCGGGCGGCACGCTGCTGCTGACCGTGCTCGCCACGGGCCTGCCCGTGCAGTCCGCGATGCGCCGCCGCGCGACAGCCACGGTCAGCGCGACGGCGTAA
- a CDS encoding NAD kinase, which produces MTTTTATTTTTATATTATAVASASTRTVFLLAHTGRPAAIRSAELVVQGLLRSGLGVRVLAAEAADLPLPPSVETVAEASPDVLDGCELLVVLGGDGTLLRGAEFARASGVPMLGVNLGRVGFLAEAERDDLDKVVDRVVTRAYEVEERMTLDVLVHNNGDVVHEDWALNEAAVQKVSPERMLEVVLEIDGRPVTGFGCDGIVCATPTGSTAYAFSAGGPVVWPEVEALLMVPISAHALFAKPLVTSPSSVLAVEVQPHTPHGVLWCDGRRTVELPAGARVEVRRGAVPVRLARLHHASFTDRLVAKFALPVSGWRGAPH; this is translated from the coding sequence TTGACAACGACGACAGCGACGACGACAACCACAGCGACGGCGACGACAGCGACGGCGGTTGCGTCTGCATCGACGCGCACCGTGTTTCTGCTCGCGCACACCGGGCGCCCAGCGGCGATCCGCAGTGCGGAACTGGTCGTACAGGGGCTGCTGCGCAGCGGCCTCGGCGTGCGCGTGCTGGCAGCCGAGGCTGCCGACCTGCCGCTGCCGCCATCAGTCGAGACGGTGGCGGAGGCCTCGCCCGACGTACTCGACGGCTGTGAACTGCTCGTTGTCCTGGGCGGGGACGGAACGCTGCTGCGCGGCGCCGAGTTCGCGCGTGCGTCCGGGGTGCCGATGCTCGGCGTCAACCTGGGCCGTGTCGGCTTCCTCGCGGAGGCCGAGCGCGACGACCTCGACAAGGTGGTCGACCGGGTCGTCACGCGTGCGTACGAGGTCGAGGAACGCATGACCCTCGACGTCCTCGTGCACAACAACGGCGACGTCGTGCACGAGGACTGGGCGCTCAACGAGGCCGCCGTGCAGAAGGTCTCGCCCGAGCGGATGCTCGAAGTCGTCCTGGAGATCGACGGCCGTCCGGTGACCGGTTTCGGCTGCGACGGCATCGTCTGCGCCACCCCCACGGGGTCCACGGCGTACGCCTTTTCTGCGGGCGGGCCCGTGGTCTGGCCCGAGGTCGAGGCGCTGCTGATGGTGCCGATCAGTGCGCACGCGCTGTTCGCCAAGCCGCTGGTGACGTCGCCGTCCTCGGTGCTGGCCGTCGAGGTGCAGCCGCACACGCCGCACGGCGTGCTGTGGTGCGACGGGCGCAGGACCGTCGAACTGCCCGCAGGGGCGCGCGTGGAGGTGCGGCGGGGGGCCGTGCCCGTACGACTGGCACGGCTGCACCACGCGTCCTTCACCGACCGGCTGGTCGCCAAGTTCGCCCTGCCCGTTTCGGGCTGGCGCGGGGCGCCGCACTGA